The Micromonospora sp. NBC_00421 genome contains a region encoding:
- the lysS gene encoding lysine--tRNA ligase, with translation MTEQNTVPVDPADDLPEQMKVRREKRDRMLAEGVEPYPVGFPRTSTLAEVRERYAELPTDTATGDRVSVTGRVIFVRNTGKLCFATLRDGDGTELQAMLSLDRVGAERLDDWKRLVDLGDHVGVTGEVITSRRGELSVLADEWAVTAKALRPLPVAHKPLSEEARVRQRYVDLIVRPQARQMVRTRAAAVRSLRDSLHGQGFIEVETPMLQLLHGGAAARPFVTHSNALGTDLYLRIAPELFLKRAVVGGVDRVFEINRNFRNEGVDSSHSPEFAMLETYQAYGDYDTMAALTRNLVRQAAVAVSGSTTVTHADGQEFDLGGEWRSVTLFGVLSEALGEEVTVRTDRARLVEYADKVGLAVDPKWGPGKLAEELFEELVVPGLQAPTFVRDYPEETSPLTRAHRSEPGLAEKWDLYVLGFELGTAYSELVDPVVQRERLVAQAQLAARGDDEAMRLDEDFLRAMEYGMPPAGGMGMGIDRLLMALTGLGIRETILFPLVRAE, from the coding sequence GTGACCGAGCAGAACACCGTGCCAGTGGACCCCGCCGACGACCTTCCCGAGCAGATGAAGGTCCGCCGGGAGAAGCGGGACCGGATGCTCGCCGAGGGCGTCGAGCCGTACCCCGTCGGTTTTCCCCGGACCAGCACCCTGGCCGAGGTCCGCGAGCGCTACGCCGAGCTGCCCACCGACACCGCGACCGGGGACCGGGTATCGGTCACCGGTCGGGTGATCTTCGTACGGAACACCGGCAAGCTCTGCTTCGCGACCCTGCGCGACGGCGACGGCACCGAGCTGCAGGCGATGCTCTCCCTGGACCGGGTCGGGGCGGAGCGGCTGGACGACTGGAAGCGCCTGGTCGACCTGGGTGACCACGTGGGTGTCACCGGTGAGGTGATCACCAGCCGGCGGGGTGAGCTGTCGGTGCTCGCCGACGAATGGGCGGTGACCGCCAAGGCGCTGCGTCCGCTGCCGGTGGCGCACAAGCCGCTGAGCGAGGAGGCCCGGGTACGGCAGCGTTACGTGGACCTGATCGTCCGTCCGCAGGCCCGGCAGATGGTCCGCACCCGGGCCGCGGCGGTGCGTAGCCTGCGTGATTCGTTGCACGGGCAGGGATTCATCGAGGTCGAGACGCCGATGCTCCAGTTGCTGCACGGTGGCGCGGCGGCCCGCCCATTCGTGACCCACAGCAATGCACTCGGTACCGATCTGTATCTGCGAATCGCGCCGGAACTGTTTCTCAAGCGTGCCGTGGTCGGTGGGGTCGACCGGGTCTTCGAGATCAACCGCAACTTCCGCAATGAGGGAGTCGACTCGTCGCACTCACCGGAGTTCGCCATGCTGGAGACCTACCAGGCGTACGGCGACTACGACACGATGGCCGCGCTGACCCGTAATCTCGTGCGGCAGGCGGCGGTGGCGGTCAGCGGCTCGACGACGGTGACCCACGCGGACGGCCAGGAGTTCGACCTGGGCGGCGAGTGGCGCTCGGTGACCCTCTTCGGGGTGCTTTCCGAGGCGCTCGGCGAGGAGGTCACGGTCCGCACCGACCGGGCCCGCCTGGTGGAGTACGCCGACAAGGTGGGGCTCGCGGTCGACCCGAAGTGGGGTCCGGGCAAGCTGGCCGAGGAGCTGTTCGAGGAACTGGTGGTGCCGGGCCTCCAGGCACCGACCTTCGTCCGGGACTACCCGGAGGAGACCAGCCCGTTGACCCGGGCCCACCGCAGTGAGCCGGGCCTGGCCGAGAAGTGGGACCTCTACGTGCTCGGTTTCGAGCTGGGCACCGCGTACTCCGAGCTGGTGGACCCGGTGGTGCAGCGGGAGCGGCTGGTCGCGCAGGCGCAGCTGGCGGCCCGGGGCGACGACGAGGCGATGCGGCTGGACGAGGATTTCCTCCGGGCGATGGAGTACGGAATGCCGCCGGCCGGGGGTATGGGAATGGGAATCGACAGGCTGTTGATGGCGCTGACCGGCCTGGGAATTCGGGAAACCATCCTCTTCCCGTTGGTCCGCGCCGAGTAG
- a CDS encoding histone-like nucleoid-structuring protein Lsr2 gives MAKQIIHKLVDDLDGGDADETVKFALDGVQYEIDLSNSNADKLRDVFAPYVAAGTRVGRGGVVVGGRAARGRGGATADREQNKAIRSWAKKNGKDISDRGRIPQEIVDEYHATR, from the coding sequence GTGGCCAAGCAGATCATTCACAAGCTGGTCGATGACCTGGACGGCGGGGACGCGGACGAGACCGTCAAGTTCGCCCTCGACGGCGTTCAGTACGAGATCGACCTGTCGAACTCCAACGCCGACAAATTGCGGGACGTTTTCGCGCCGTACGTGGCCGCCGGCACCCGGGTCGGTCGGGGCGGCGTGGTCGTGGGCGGCCGGGCCGCCCGGGGCCGGGGCGGTGCGACGGCCGACCGCGAGCAGAACAAGGCGATCCGGTCCTGGGCCAAGAAGAACGGCAAGGACATCTCCGACCGGGGGCGCATCCCGCAGGAGATCGTCGACGAGTACCACGCGACCCGCTGA